One genomic window of Manihot esculenta cultivar AM560-2 chromosome 16, M.esculenta_v8, whole genome shotgun sequence includes the following:
- the LOC110603461 gene encoding uncharacterized protein LOC110603461 produces MAKLPVRFNSMRAVFNEAAQMRLCESSGSEHYSPETSPDLSDLVNSFIERDYRIQGDYANNHDLESDSKLELLESCGFDYENKNTLENLLNNNDDEDAKRRIRSETQLACGTIGERTSHGFKRRLMSRLRDQGFDAGLCKSRWEKFGTHPPGQYEYVDVNIDGNRFIVEVFLAGEFEIARPTAGYATLLDVFPQVFVGKPEELKQVVRLMCSEIRRSMKEMDLHVPPWRRNGYMQAKWFGPYKRTINEIPVSKIPELNGSFAAKQSIGFEDLPVKAFPVKAYHCRDDFSSNKMCLKVGYLTAAFHGTG; encoded by the exons ATGGCAAAGCTCCCCGTCAGGTTCAATAGCATGCGAGCAGTATTCAACGAGGCAGCTCAGATGAGGCTTTGCGAGAGCAGCGGGAGCGAGCACTACTCGCCGGAAACTTCTCCTGATCTTTCTGACCTTGTCAATTCTTTTATTGAAAGAGATTATAGAATCCAAGGAGACTACGCAAACAATCATGATCTGGAATCCGATTCCAAACTCGAACTATTGGAAAGTTGTGGCTTTGATTATGAGAACAAGAATACATTGGAGAATTTGCTTAATAACAATGACGACGAAGATGCCAAAAGAAGGATTCGATCCGAGACACAGCTTGCGTGTGGCACCATTGGGGAAAGGACTTCACATGGGTTCAAGCGCAGATTGATGTCTCGTTTACGAGATCAAGGCTTTGATGCTG GTCTTTGCAAATCCCGATGGGAGAAATTTGGGACGCACCCTCCTGGACAATACGAGTATGTTGATGTGAATATTGATGGGAATCGCTTTATTGTTGAAGTGTTCCTAGCAGGAGAATTCGAAATTGCTCGTCCCACCGCCGGCTACGCTACACTACTCGATGTATTTCCACAGGTATTCGTTGGCAAGCCTGAGGAGCTCAAGCAGGTTGTGAGATTAATGTGCAGTGAAATAAGACGGTCGATGAAAGAGATGGACTTGCATGTCCCACCATGGAGGAGAAATGGGTACATGCAGGCCAAATGGTTTGGTCCCTACAAGCGGACAATCAACGAAATTCCGGTTTCAAAGATACCAGAACTCAACGGCTCTTTTGCAGCAAAACAGTCAATTGGGTTTGAGGATTTGCCAGTCAAGGCTTTCCCAGTTAAGGCTTACCACTGCCGGGATGATTTTTCTAGTAATAAGATGTGCCTTAAAGTTGGCTATTTGACTGCTGCATTCCATGGCACTGGTTGA
- the LOC110603918 gene encoding hybrid signal transduction protein dokA, whose translation MEGVGARLGRSSTRYGPATVFNGPVRKWKKSWVHVSPSNNSNHSQNHHIHATANATTNGNNGSHLLLYKWTPLTQSNKDNANNSNGDNTNGDKNSLKEDAAPLPEEPPRRKFKYIPVYLLEEQKKEAAEKAEDEAKLSDTEPIAKGDGFNEKPDINDVPMEETQDDSQVVRQDLNESTLDLSLGLKSHDDDFDSEPDRSKDGQLERLNSSSVGT comes from the exons ATGGAGGGAGTAGGGGCAAGACTCGGGCGGTCCTCCACTCGATACGGACCGGCCACGGTGTTCAATGGGCCGGTGAGGAAGTGGAAGAAGAGTTGGGTCCACGTTTCCCCATCTAACAACAGCAATCACTCTCAAAATCACCACATCCACGCCACCGCCAATGCTACCACTAACGGTAATAACGGTTCTCACCTCCTGCTTTACAAGTGGACCCCATTAACTCAAAGCAACAAGGACAACGCCAATAACTCTAATGGCGATAATACCAATGGCGACAAGAATTCTCTTAAGGAAGACGCTGCGCCGCTGCCGGAGGAGCCTCCTAGGCGTAAATTCAAATACATTCCG GTTTATTTGCTAGAGGAACAGAAAAAAGAGGCTGCAGAGAAGGCTGAAGACGAAGCTAAACTGAGTGATACTGAGCCAATTGCAAAAGGCGATGGTTTCAACGAGAAACCTGACATTAATGATGTACCTATGGAAGAAACTCAG GATGACAGTCAAGTGGTGCGACAAGATCTGAATGAAAGCACTTTGGATTTGAGTCTGGGCTTGAAGTCTCATGATGACGACTTTGATTCAGAACCAGATCGGTCGAAAGATGGGCAGTTGGAAAGATTGAACTCGAGTAGTGTAGGAACATGA
- the LOC110604006 gene encoding mitochondrial pyruvate carrier 4, translating into MAASKLQALWNHPAGPKTIHFWAPTFKWGISIANIADFSKPPEKLSYPQQIAVTATGLIWSRYSTVITPKNWNLFSVNVAMAATGLYQLSRKLQHDYFPEAEAAAAKE; encoded by the exons ATGGCGGCTTCCAAATTACAAGCTCTGTGGAATCACCCAGCCGGACCCAAAACCA TTCACTTTTGGGCACCAACATTTAAATGGGGCATCAGCATTGCTAATATTGCCGATTTCTCTAAACCTCCTGAAAAACTTTCATATCCTCAGCAAATAG CGGTTACAGCCACTGGGCTTATATGGTCACGCTACAGCACTGTAATCACACCg AAAAACTGGAATCTGTTTAGTGTAAACGTTGCAATGGCTGCAACAGGTCTCTACCAACTATCACGCAAATTACA GCATGATTACTTTCCAGAGGCAGAAGCTGCTGCTGCAAAAGAATGA
- the LOC110604005 gene encoding mediator of RNA polymerase II transcription subunit 11: protein MDPSQTQTSSLQRLQDVEKKIVRVLELAGGVMDELASPTGPRKEFINNHCSEFMHMIKGIQSTLRDEIKSACEYRPFEKCDYSCRISNEICSKKLEHVLAQLDAMKQAIDQYHDAI from the exons ATGGATCCGTCGCAGACGCAGACCTCATCTTTGCAGCGACTTCAAGATGTGGAAAAG AAAATAGTTAGGGTTTTGGAGCTGGCAGGAGGAGTGATGGATGAGCTGGCCAGTCCCACAGGTCCTCGAAAAGAATTCATCAACAACCATTGCAGTGAGTTCATGCATATGATCAAG GGCATCCAGTCTACTCTGCGCGATGAAATCAAGAGTGCATGCGAGTACCGTCCATTTGAGAAGTGTGATTACAGTTGTAGAATTTCCAATGAAATCTGTTCTAAGAAATTGGAGCATGTGCTTGCGCAATTGGATGCCATGAAACAAGCAATTGATCAATATCATGATGCCATTTGA
- the LOC110603923 gene encoding uncharacterized protein LOC110603923 translates to MAKHRSDGGLGFKIFHTFNLAMLGKQGWHIITKPQSLVARVFKARYFLTKSFFEAPLGSNPSFLWCNIWETRGLIRAGAYWRIGNGRLVSVWGQLWLRKLPESLVSTIPPPNYAGIVVSNLIINHRWNESLIAQMFNKRDRSCILNIPLSPLSCSDAWCWKFESKGYYSIKSAYRLLVDGFQHREGCEIWKRFWKAKVPPKVLNFCWRALVNAVPCLLSLQSKRVPVDLSCPLCHAALENVLHIMIQCPFAAAAG, encoded by the coding sequence ATGGCAAAGCACAGATCTGATGGCGGGCTAGGGTTCAAAATTTTTCATACGTTTAACTTGGCCATGCTTGGGAAGCAGGGCTGGCACATTATCACTAAGCCTCAGTCCTTAGTGGCCCGTGTCTTTAAGGCTCGCTATTTTTTGACAAAGTCTTTCTTTGAAGCTCCTTTGGGAAGTAACCCTAGCTTCTTGTGGTGCAACATATGGGAAACTCGGGGTCTGATTCGAGCCGGGGCTTACTGGAGGATTGGGAATGGTCGGTTAGTTTCAGTCTGGGGGCAGCTCTGGTTGAGAAAGTTGCCTGAGTCTCTGGTTTCCACAATCCCTCCTCCAAACTATGCTGGAATTGTTGTTTCAAATCTCATAATTAACCACAGATGGAACGAGAGTTTAATTGCACAGATGTTCAATAAAAGAGACAGAAGTTGTATTTTGAACATCCCTCTTAGTCCTTTATCGTGTTCTGATGCATGGTGCTGGAAATTTGAGTCCAAAGGTTATTATTCGATTAAGAGTGCATATAGGCTCCTGGTTGATGGCTTTCAACATAGGGAAGGGTGCGAGATATGGAAAAGGTTTTGGAAAGCTAAAGTTCCCCCAAAAGTGCTTAATTTCTGCTGGCGGGCTCTAGTTAATGCTGTCCCTTGCCTCTTGTCGCTTCAGTCCAAGAGAGTCCCGGTTGATCTTTCATGCCCGTTGTGTCATGCAGCCCTTGAGAATGTCTTGCATATTATGATTCAGTGCCCTTTTGCCGCAGCTGCTGGTTAA
- the LOC110603924 gene encoding uncharacterized protein LOC110603924: protein MDISKAYDRLEWGFIRDMLFRLGFAQQWVALLFSGISTVRYWILHDSKELGPIVPTRELRGAFPSPAKLYEQWKPYGYRVSRGGPQISHLFFADDSLIFFKANVQEALELKRILRMYENASGQVVNFQKSSIFFSRYTPVALRDSVCLVLQVEEKLDFGNYLGLPSHAGNNKREVFSFVKDRLWKRLNS, encoded by the exons ATGGATATCAGCAAGGCCTATGATAGACTTGAGTGGGGTTTCATTCGGGATATGCTTTTTCGACTGGGTTTTGCGCAGCAATGGGTTGCTTTGCTGTTCTCTGGTATCTCCACTGTTCGTTATTGGATCCTACATGATAGCAAGGAGTTAGGCCCTATTGTTCCTACAAGGGAGTTGAG AGGGGCTTTTCCATCTCCTGCAAAATTGTATGAACAATGGAAGCCTTATGGGTATAGGGTTTCTCGGGGTGGCCCGCAGATTTCTCACCTTTTTTTCGCAGATGATAGCCTGATCTTCTTCAAAGCAAATGTTCAGGAGGCTTTGGAACTCAAGCGTATCCTTCGCATGTATGAAAATGCGTCTGGACAGGTGGTTAACTTTCAGAAATCATCTATCTTCTTTAGTAGGTACACTCCTGTGGCTCTTCGGGACTCTGTTTGCTTAGTGCTTCAGGTTGAGGAGAAACTAGATTTTGGAAATTATTTAGGACTTCCTTCTCATGCTGGGAATAATAAGAGGGAAGTGTTCAGTTTTGTTAAGGATAGATTGTGGAAAAGGCTGAATTCTTAG